One Cervus canadensis isolate Bull #8, Minnesota chromosome 13, ASM1932006v1, whole genome shotgun sequence DNA segment encodes these proteins:
- the LOC122451879 gene encoding torsin-1A-interacting protein 2: MFSDNSHCPDCGQQWFPSLELGHWLYQTELVENECYQVFLDRINRADYCPECYPDNPANRSLVLPWSFPLEWAPQNLTRWTFEKACHPFLLGPPLVRKRIHDSRVAGFNPALQLILTRTDKTLNKKLGQSK; this comes from the coding sequence ATGTTTTCAGATAATTCACATTGCCCTGACTGTGGGCAGCAGTGGTTCCCTAGTTTAGAACTAGGCCATTGGTTGTACCAAACTGAACTGGTTGAGAATGAATGTTACCAAGTGTTCTTAGACCGTATTAACAGAGCTGATTATTGCCCTGAGTGTTACCCTGATAATCCTGCTAATAGAAGCCTTGTTCTTCCTTGGTCTTTCCCACTTGAGTGGGCTCCTCAAAATCTTACCAGGTGGACCTTTGAAAAAGCCTGCCACCCATTTCTTCTGGGTCCTCCACTGGTTAGAAAAAGAATACATGACTCTAGAGTTGCTGGTTTTAACCCTGCACTACAGTTAATCCTGACGAGGACAGACAAAACCTTAAACAAAAAACTTGGCCAAAGCAAGTAA